One window of the Ictidomys tridecemlineatus isolate mIctTri1 chromosome 11, mIctTri1.hap1, whole genome shotgun sequence genome contains the following:
- the Pdik1l gene encoding serine/threonine-protein kinase PDIK1L: MVSSQPKYDLIREVGRGSYGVVYEAVIRKTSARVAVKKIRCHAPENVELALREFWALSSIKSQHPNVIHLEECILQKDGMVQKMSHGSNSSLYLQLVETSLKGEIAFDPRSAYYLWFVMDFCDGGDMNEYLLSRKPNRKTNTSFMLQLSSALAFLHKNQIIHRDLKPDNILISQSRLDTSDLEPTLKVADFGLSKVCSASGQNPEEPVSVNKCFLSTACGTDFYMAPEVWEGHYTAKADIFALGIIIWAMLERITFIDTETKKELLGSYVKQGTEIVPVGEALLENPKMELLIPVKKKSMNGRMKQLIKEMLAANPQDRPDAFELELRLVQIAFKDSSWET; this comes from the exons ATGGTGAGTAGCCAGCCAAAGTACGATCTAATACGGGAGGTAGGCCGAGGTAGTTACGGTGTTGTGTATGAAGCAGTCATCAGAAAGACCTCTGCACGGGTGGCAGTGAAGAAAATCCGATGCCACGCACCTGAAAATGTTGAACTAGCACTTCGTGAATTCTGGGCACTAAGCAGTATCAAGAGCCAACATCCAAATGTGATTCACCTGGAAGAATGCATCCTACAGAAAGATGGGATGGTGCAAAAGATGTCCCATGGCTCTAATTCTTCCCTTTATTTACAG CTTGTAGAGACTTCGTTAAAAGGAGAAATTGCCTTTGATCCCAGAAGCGCCTATTATTTGTGGTTTGTGATGGATTTTTGTGACGGAGGAGATATGAATGAGTATCTATTGTCCAGAAAACCCAATCGGAAAACTAACACCAGCTTCATGCTTCAGCTGAGCAGTGCCCTGGCTTTCTTGCATAAAAACCAGATCATCCACCGAGATCTGAAGCCGGACAACATCCTGATTTCTCAAAGCAGGTTGGATACTAGTGACTTAGAACCCACATTGAAAGTGGCTGATTTTGGCCTAAGTAAAGTTTGTTCAGCCTCTGGGCAAAACCCAGAAGAACCTGTCAGCGTAAACAAGTGTTTCCTTTCCACGGCATGTGGAACGGATTTCTACATGGCTCCTGAAGTATGGGAAGGACACTACACAGCGAAAGCTGACATCTTTGCTCTGGGGATTATTATCTGGGCGATGCTGGAAAGGATCACATTCatagacacagagacaaagaaggaACTCTTGGGGAGTTATGTAAAACAAGGAACTGAAATTGTGCCAGTTGGGGAGGCACTTTTGGAAAATCCCAAAATGGAACTTCTAATTCCTGTGAAGAAAAAGTCTATGAATGGGCGAATGAAACAACTGATTAAGGAAATGCTGGCCGCAAACCCTCAGGATCGTCCAGATGCTTTTGAACTAGAACTCAGATTAGTACAAATTGCATTTAAAGATAGCAGCTGGGAAACGTGA